Genomic DNA from Marnyiella aurantia:
AGAGATCGCGGATTCGGGCACGGTAGTCATCAACAAAGATATTCAGGTGGTCCTGTTCGATCAGGAAATTGAATTTGACTCAGCACTTACAGTAGAAGAGTTTATGATGACCCTGGATTCGGCACCTATTGTTGCGGTGAAGAATTACCATCACGCTTTGCATACCGAGAAGCCGGACGATATGGAGAAAGCACTGGCTGAAATGGAACTTCACAAAGCCTGGGATCTTGAAAATGAGATGAAACAGATACTCTCCCAGCTAAAGATCACCGATCTGGAAGCAAAAATGGGCACCCTTTCTGGTGGACAGATAAAACGTGTAGCTCTGGCAAAACTACTGACCGAAACCCGCGCAGAGCACCGCCACATCTTGCTCATCATGGATGAACCTACCAACCACCTGGACGTAGAGATGGTGGAGTGGCTGGAAAATTATCTGTCTAAGGCAAAAATCACACTGTTGCTCGTAACCCACGACCGTTACTTTCTGGATGCAGTGTGCGATCTGATCTGGGAAATGGAGGATCAGAACCTTTATGTGCATAACGGCAGCTATGCTACTTACCTGGAAAACAAGATGATTCGCGAAGACAATCTGAATGCGACTATAGACAAGGCTAACAATCTGTACCGAAAGGAACTGGAGTGGATGCGCCGCCAGCCCAAAGCCAGAACTACAAAATCCAAATCGCGGATTGATGATTTTTACGAAACTGAGAAAGTGGCCAAAACGGACACCCGAAAGGAGAAACTGGAGCTGGATTTCGAGATGAAAAGGCTCGGCAACAAAATCCTGGAACTTCATGATATCAGTAAAAGTTATGGTGATAACGTTCTGTTAAAAGATTTTTCTTATCAGTTCCAGCGCGGCGAAAAAGTCGGGATTGTAGGGAAGAACGGCGCCGGCAAATCTACATTGCTGAATATTATTCAGGGTCTTGAACCGTACGACAGCGGAAGTATAGAAACCGGAGAAACTATCAAATTCGGTTACTTTTCCCAAAAAGGACTTAAATATAAAGAGGAGGAACGCGTAATTGATTTCATAAGGGAGATTTCGGAGAATTTTCCGCTGGCTAACGGCCGTACGATTTCGGCCTCGCAGTTTCTGCGCCTGTTCCTGTTTGACGATCAAACACAGTACAGTCCAATTTCCAAACTGTCGGGCGGGGAGAAAAGGAGGTTGCACCTCATGTACGTCCTTTACCAAAACCCGAATTTCCTGATTTTTGATGAGCCTACCAACGATCTTGACCTTCCTACTTTGACCGTACTGGAGAATTTTCTGCAGCAGTTTCAGGGCAGCCTTATCATTGTATCGCACGACCGTTATTTTATTGACCGCGTTGTAGATCATGTTTTGGCATTCGAAGGTGAGGGGAAAATCCGGAATTTTGTAGGCAATTTCACAGAATACCGGGAAATGAAGAGTCAGGAGAATAGGAAAGCCCTGGAACAACCTGTTGCTCTGGCTAAGACTGCGGAGATTGCACAGGCGGTACCGAAATCCACGAGCGCACAGAGGAAACTGTCCTATAAGGAGCAGCGCGAACTGGAAACCATTGATAAGGAGCTGCCTTTGCTTGAGGAAAAACGTGCAGAAATAATGCAGCAACTTACCACTGAAACAGACTATGCCATCATCTCAAAACTTTCCGATGAGCTGGAGTCATTATCCGCAAAACTCGGTGAATTGGAACTGCGGTGGCTGGAACTGCAGGAGATCTAATTGTTATTTAGTTTGATATTGTTTAAATATCGCCGTCAACATGCTCTCATTCCTTACATGACAAATCTCAGTTAAGCAGCAACATTCTCAGTAAAAGGTCTTTATAGTTTTTCTTCTAAAACTATTTAGAATAATTAAAAATAAGCTTGGTCATTACAAGTTGCTTTATTACATTTGCAATCGTTATTTTAATTGATTCTAAATAAAGACTTGAAATGAAAAAGAAACTGGTTTGTATCGGGCTGTTGACTCTGACCCTTCCGGCGTATGCACAGATGAAATTTGTAGAACATTCCGACACTTTGCGGGTTCAGCAAATAGAGGATATTAACCTTCATAAAACCGGCAATCCCAATAATGCGCGAACACTTACCACCAAGTCTAACCTGACGGTAATGGAAAATCCGCAACCTATTGCTATCGTAACCCATGAAATCATAGAGCAGCAGCAGGCAAAACAGTTAAGCGATGTTCTTCAGAATGTAAACGGCCTTTATATTACCTCTTCCCGCGGTAATTCGCAGGACAGTTTTGGTGGCCGGGGATTCAATTTCGGAAACGATAATATTTTCAAGAACGGCGCCCGTGTAAACAGCGGCGTTTTTCCCGAAGTTTCAGGTCTGGAGCGTGTGGAAGTACTGAAAGGCGGAAACGCTATGCTCTACGGAAATGTGGCCGCCGGTGGAGTTGTAAACCTGATCACAAAAAAACCACGTTTCAATTTTGGTGGCAGCATTGGCCTGAACGCCGGCAGCTGGAACACCTACAAACCAACTGTAGATTTTTACGGTCCACTGAGTAAAAATGTGGCCTTCCGGGTGAACGGCACCTTTGAAACTGCCGAGAGTTTCCGTGATGTAGTAGAGTCTCAGAAATATTATTTCAACCCTTCATTACTTTTTAATATTGGCGAAAAATCGCAGATTATTGTTGAAGCCGATTACCTGAAGCATGACCTTACACCAGATTTCGGAATTGGCGCCATTGACAACAAAGACAAATCATACTCGCTGAACACCTTCCTGTCACGCAACGCCTTTCTGGGAACAGACTGGCAGTACCAAAACGTGCAGCAGGCTACTGCGGGCATTACATTTAACCACCAGTTCAGTGATTTCTGGACTCTTAATACTGTGGCCTCCTTCCAGAACTATACAAAAGATTTCTTTTCTACAGAACGTGTTACCTGGTCTTACGACAATGCCGACCGTCTGAAATGGAGCAGGCCACTGAACAAGACTTATAACGAGCAAAACTATTCTTCACTCCAAATTAACCTGAACGGTGAACTGAACACCGGCAAAGTGAACCATAAAATCCTGATCGGCACTGACGGAGATTACGGCATTGCCGATGCCTACACTTTCCGTAATCCGGAAAACGGCAAAAACTACGGAACAAGTTACATCTATGGAAGTAATGGCGGTAACGGTTTACTTTACCTGGACGACCCCTCTACCTGGGCCGGCGGCAGCATGCCACTTGCAGAGAAAAAAGACAGAACGCGCATCCCGACGCAGAGATTTGGAATTTACGCACAGGATTTCATCAGTTTGAATGATCAGTTTAAAGTTCTGGCAGGATTAAGATGGTCCTATATAGAAAGCGAGAGCACGAAAAGAGACTATCTGGCAAATACAGACACCCCGAACGGACTTAATGTAGACCGAGCATTTTCGCCAAAAGGAGGTATAGTTTATATGCCGAATGACAATCTATCTGCATTTGCAACTTACACCAACTCTTTTGTAGCCAATACCGGCTTCGACATATATGATAAAGCGCTGAAACCGTCAATTATAGATCAGTTTGAAGTCGGCATGAAGAAGAATTTCTGGAACAATGCCGTAGCACTCAACCTGACGGTTTATCAGATAGATAACCGTAACTTCTACCAAACAGCTGAATTCACAGCAGATGGAAGTCCCAATTCCGACTCAACAGTTAAGGATTTCGCGGGTAAGATGCGCAGCCGGGGCGTAGAACTGGACATCACCGGAAACCCGCTTCCGAACCTGTCCATCATTGCCGGGGCATCCTATAACCATTCTGTTTATCTGGATACTCCCGAGACCTTCGGTTATGTTGAGAACCAGCGGTTGGTCCGCACACCTGCCACAACGGCCAACGCATCAGTATTTTACACTTTTGACAAATATATGAAGGGACTGAAAATTGGCGGCGGCGTTTACTTTGTGGGAGACCGTATTGCGGGCTGGAATGACACCAAGGAATTACTGGACAGCCGGAACGGCGCCTCCCGTATGCTGGAAGTGGGCGATTATGTGACTGCATCACTAAGTTTTGGCTATGACTGGCAAAAGTTCTCACTGATGGGAAAAGTAGGAAACCTGTTTGACGCTGTAGAGTATAATTACCATGAGAATTACTCGGTAAACCCTATTACACCGCGCAATTATTACCTGACCCTTACCTACAAACTCTAACAATTACTGCACCTGTTCGTTCAGCATTAAAACATTTACTATGGAAAAGAAAAAAAAATCGGGCAATATAAAGTCCACCATGCGCATCCTGCACCGCTATCTGGGTTACTTCACCGCTGGCATTATGGCAGTGTATGCTATAAGTGGTGTGTTGCTCATTTACCGGGATACCAATTTCCTGAAGAAGGAGAATAAGTACGAGGTAGTACTAAAGCCGAATTTAACCGAAAAAGAACTGGCTAAAGAAATCAAGGTCCGTGCTGTTGAATTTGAAGCTGAGGAAGGCGCAATAAGGAAGTTTAAAGACGGCACATACAATGTAAGTACCGGCGAAGCTAAATATTCCAAGATGCAGCTGCCCTATGTGCTGGAGAAGTTTAATGAACTGCACAAATCCACCTCCAAGCACAGGTACGCCTCGCTTAATACGGTTTTTGGACTGGTACTTTTCTTTTTTGTGATTTCCTCGTTCTGGATGTTCAACTTTAAATCCAAAGCCTTCCGGCGCGGAGCGATATATGCCGGAATCGGTTTTATCCTGGCCGTCATTATGGTATTTTTCCAGTAAAATCTATAAATATTAAGGTAAGGAATAGCTGCCTTTTTCTGAACCCTCCCCCGATTGATAGCTGCAAAATCCATATCTTTGGATCTCAAATCATTTTACATGAATCAGCAACCGGTGGAGGGTTTTTCCAAACTTTCAAAGCAGCGCAAAATAGACTGGCTTATTAAAGAATACCTTAGTGATGACCGCAGTTACGAGCAGATTCTTCAGCAGTACTGGAATGGAGACGCTATTTTGCAGAAACTTCATGAAGAGTTCTCGGAGAACACCATCTCCAACTTTTATATGCCTTATGGTATTGCACCCAATT
This window encodes:
- a CDS encoding ABC-F family ATP-binding cassette domain-containing protein, coding for MNYVTAEDLTKSYGLKVLFKNISFNVNEGDKIAIVAKNGSGKSTLLKILMGKEIADSGTVVINKDIQVVLFDQEIEFDSALTVEEFMMTLDSAPIVAVKNYHHALHTEKPDDMEKALAEMELHKAWDLENEMKQILSQLKITDLEAKMGTLSGGQIKRVALAKLLTETRAEHRHILLIMDEPTNHLDVEMVEWLENYLSKAKITLLLVTHDRYFLDAVCDLIWEMEDQNLYVHNGSYATYLENKMIREDNLNATIDKANNLYRKELEWMRRQPKARTTKSKSRIDDFYETEKVAKTDTRKEKLELDFEMKRLGNKILELHDISKSYGDNVLLKDFSYQFQRGEKVGIVGKNGAGKSTLLNIIQGLEPYDSGSIETGETIKFGYFSQKGLKYKEEERVIDFIREISENFPLANGRTISASQFLRLFLFDDQTQYSPISKLSGGEKRRLHLMYVLYQNPNFLIFDEPTNDLDLPTLTVLENFLQQFQGSLIIVSHDRYFIDRVVDHVLAFEGEGKIRNFVGNFTEYREMKSQENRKALEQPVALAKTAEIAQAVPKSTSAQRKLSYKEQRELETIDKELPLLEEKRAEIMQQLTTETDYAIISKLSDELESLSAKLGELELRWLELQEI
- a CDS encoding TonB-dependent siderophore receptor; translated protein: MKKKLVCIGLLTLTLPAYAQMKFVEHSDTLRVQQIEDINLHKTGNPNNARTLTTKSNLTVMENPQPIAIVTHEIIEQQQAKQLSDVLQNVNGLYITSSRGNSQDSFGGRGFNFGNDNIFKNGARVNSGVFPEVSGLERVEVLKGGNAMLYGNVAAGGVVNLITKKPRFNFGGSIGLNAGSWNTYKPTVDFYGPLSKNVAFRVNGTFETAESFRDVVESQKYYFNPSLLFNIGEKSQIIVEADYLKHDLTPDFGIGAIDNKDKSYSLNTFLSRNAFLGTDWQYQNVQQATAGITFNHQFSDFWTLNTVASFQNYTKDFFSTERVTWSYDNADRLKWSRPLNKTYNEQNYSSLQINLNGELNTGKVNHKILIGTDGDYGIADAYTFRNPENGKNYGTSYIYGSNGGNGLLYLDDPSTWAGGSMPLAEKKDRTRIPTQRFGIYAQDFISLNDQFKVLAGLRWSYIESESTKRDYLANTDTPNGLNVDRAFSPKGGIVYMPNDNLSAFATYTNSFVANTGFDIYDKALKPSIIDQFEVGMKKNFWNNAVALNLTVYQIDNRNFYQTAEFTADGSPNSDSTVKDFAGKMRSRGVELDITGNPLPNLSIIAGASYNHSVYLDTPETFGYVENQRLVRTPATTANASVFYTFDKYMKGLKIGGGVYFVGDRIAGWNDTKELLDSRNGASRMLEVGDYVTASLSFGYDWQKFSLMGKVGNLFDAVEYNYHENYSVNPITPRNYYLTLTYKL